The following are encoded together in the Dama dama isolate Ldn47 chromosome 29, ASM3311817v1, whole genome shotgun sequence genome:
- the LOC133048527 gene encoding interferon omega-1-like, protein MAFVLSLLMALVLVSYGPGGSLGCDLSQNHVLVGRKTLRLLGQMRRLSPRFCLQDRMDFAFPQEMVEGGQLQEAQAISVLHEMLQQSFNLFHTERSSAAWDTTLLEQLCTGLHQQLDDLDACLGRVMGEEDSALGRTGPTLAVKRYFQGIHVYLQEKEYSDCAWEIVRVEIMRSLSSSINLQEKLRMMDEDLNSP, encoded by the coding sequence ATGGCCTTCGTGCTCTCTCTACTGATGGCCCTGGTGCTGGTCAGCTACGGCCCGGGAGGATCCCTGGGCTGTGACCTGTCTCAGAACCATGTGCTGGTTGGTAGGAAGACCctcaggctcctgggccaaatgaGGAGACTCTCCCCTCGCTTCTGCCTGCAGGACAGAATGGACTTCGCTTtcccccaggagatggtggagggcggccagctgcaggaggcccaggccatCTCTGTGCTCCACGAGATGCTCCAGCAGAGCTTCAACCTCTTCCACACAGAGCGCTCCTCTGCTGCCTGGGACACCACCCTCCTGGAGCAGCTCTGCACTGGACTCCATCAGCAGCTGGACGACCTGGATGCCTGCCTGGGGCGGGTGATGGGAGAGGAAGACTCTGCCCTGGGAAGGACGGGCCCCACGCTGGCCGTGAAGAGGTACTTCCAGGGCATCCATGTCTACCTGCAAGAGAAGGAATACAGCGACTGTGCCTGGGAAATCGTCAGAGTGGAGATAATGAGATCCTTGTCTTCATCAATCAACTTGCAAGAAAAGTTAAGAATGATGGATGAAGACCTGAACTCACCTTGA